From Pan troglodytes isolate AG18354 chromosome 1, NHGRI_mPanTro3-v2.0_pri, whole genome shotgun sequence:
CGTGGTTATTTTGCTTAATGCTGGAGCCTCAGTTCCTACAGTGTTTACACATAGTACCACTTAAGTAAATGTTCGTTGATTGAAAGAAGATTCTTTCGGcctagcgcggtggctcatgcctgtaatctcagcactttgggaggccgaggcggggggatcacgaggtcaggagatcgagaccgtcctggccaacatggtgaaaccccgtctgtactaaaaatacaaaaaattagccgggcgtggtggcaggcgcctgtagtcccagctgctcgggaggctgaggcaggagaatcgcttgaacctgggaggcggaggttgcagtgagccgagatcgtgccactgccctccagcctgggtgacagagccagactgtgtctccaaaaaaaaaaaaaaagattatttcttcCTCTGGTTTTATAGCTGAGAAGCTGATGTTTCCTCGACTTCCAACTGGAACCTTGAACCCCCACATTTCTGGACCTTGAGCATTCCTCAAGTAGGAAGATGTAATGCACCTTGACCTCTTTCTAAATAAGACACTTCCCCAAATAAGGGGAGTTGAGAGTGAACAGTCTTCACGTCTCCACCCACTTCCAGATCCCAGAGGAGACAGACATCGGATGGCTGGTGAGAGAGAAGCCTTTAATGAAAGATGAGTTGCAGGCTTGGACCGCTACTCTTGCGCCCttggtgtgtgggggtggggtgggcgggGGTGGGGTTATGGAGAGGGATAAGTGGGGTGAGGTGGAAGCAGGGGGAAGAGGCAGGTCTGGGAGGGTGGAGAGGAAGGGCGCTGCCCAATGTGGCTGTCTGCTCAACTGTTCTCCCAGAAGAAATTGTTACAGGCCACTGTGAGAGCAGCCACAAGCACCACATACTCCTGGAAGTCCACCTCCCCGTCTCCATTCTCGTCTAGCTCCTTCATCACCTTGTCCACAGCATCCACATCCTTCTGGGCCTgtggtgggaggagaggaagagggaggtgtATAGGGAAGGGTACAGCACTGAGTCAGAGGCAAGGGGGTGGTTGAGGAGCAGGAGGCAAAGATGAGCGAGAGGAACTGCATTGAATTATGGGACTCTTCTAGGCCTCCTCAAAACTCTTGAGGGCTTCTGTTGCCTACAGCATAAGCTCTTTCACCTGGCAGAATGAATAATAATGACACCAGTTACCGTATGTTCAGTGCCTATAATAAAGCAAGCACTACACTAGGAGCTTTACAAGCACTGTCTAATTTAATTCTAATACAAATAATGTGAGGTAtgtttcattatttccattctagaGAAGAAACAAATTGGTAATCGGTGGTTAAATAAATATGCCCAAAGTCCCACAGCTAGAAAGTAGCagggctggaatttgaacccagtccAATAAAACCTCAAAACCGGTGCACTTTCTACCGTATCCTGAGGCTTCTTTACTTTGGGGCCCTGGTTAGCCTTAGCAGCCTAGTTTTCTACATCCTTCATGCCAGTTGAATGAAACTACTGACATGCTCCACATTCTTCTTTCTCCCATGCTTTTGTTCATTCAGTTACCTCCTCCTAAAATGTCTGCATTTACCCAGATAATCTTCCAATGGAAATCCATGGTTCAAGTGCCACCTCTTCAGGAAAGCCATCTGACTTCAATCAGGTTAATAATCTCTCATAATCCTTTCTGGTACATCTGTTAAGGCTCTGTGTATTTCCTGGAGTTCATGGTTTACTTTTAAGTGTCAATCTTTCCCTTCTAAGTCTGTGAGTCTTATTATTGATGAATATACACAGGGCCTAACACTTAACAGGTGATCAATAAACCAGGGCATTTTGACTTGACCCAGGAGGAGTAGGGGAGCCTGGAAAAACCCAGGAGAGAAGcctgggaaaggaaagaaagaggctaGGCTgagctggaggtggggtggggagatagCAAGGGGGTGTCCACCCCATTCCCCCAACCTTCACCCACTCCACTCCCACTCCACCACTCTATGCTCACATCCAGGAAGCCAGAGAGCTCCGTCTGCAGCAGCTCTTTCAGCTCCTTCTTGCTCAGCTTGTACTTGTCCCCCTCTTTGCCCGAGTGGGCGTGGAACACGTTGATGAGGGTCTCCATCGCCGTCTCCAGCTCAGAGCCCATTGCAGCAGTGCACCTACCCACCCCCATCATGGAAGTGAGCTGAGGACCAGGCCCGGAGTACCTGGGGTCTAGGTGAGGGGAACCCTCAGGACTGGCCCTGGCTGACAGCTCAAATAGCTGTGGGATTAGAGCCCTACTGCAATTGATCTTTCCCTGAGATTTTACAATGTGAGGGAAACCCCAAGAGACCTAAGTGCAGGCCTGTTCTCTGTGTCCCTCAGTCTGTACCCCAGCCAGAGGGAATCAGGGTTGGGGCATGGAGAGAGAGCAGTTGGAGCTGGGCTGGCTCCAGAGGCCTGTGGTAGATGTCTGCAGTGGCTGCCCAGGCAGGGATTGaggagggtggggcaggcaggGGTGGTCACAGGACTAGGCCATGCTTCCTCTGGCTCTATTTTTACCCTGGACCTTGCCTGTCTAGCATAGCCAAGCTCTGCTGTTGAGGGTGGTGGGCTGGGGTGTCCACTACAGCCTTCCTTCTGCTGCCCACCCCTAGCAAGGAGTCAGTCTGGTACCCTCGGTCAGCCTGGTAGAGGGGATGGCAGCCCCAGTGGGTGGCCTAAGCCTTCTGGGGGAGGGAGGTCTCACTGACTCTGAGTTTCCTGTCAGCAGCTGGGGGCCCCTTTTGGTCCTTCAACTCTGTTCTCTCCTGAACATGTCATTTTGGCCTCTTTGGGATATGCTCCCATTGCCTCTGCAAAATTATCCCTTCCATCTGGTGGGTGGCAGAAGGGGAGAGAGGAATGTCTGAGCCTTTTCCTTGGAGCCAGAGTTCCCGgggagtgggagaggaggccTGCAGGCGTTGTCCCTGCAACTGCTCACTCCTGGTTGATTCGGGGATAGTGGGAGCAAGGGGAATGGGGCTGCTGTGTGTTGGGGGAGATAAAGGGCTGAAAGCATGCGGTCCTTTGAGTTCAAGGGGCTGGGAGAGAgtaggagaagaaaggagaaaggagtggTCTGTTGAGAGAGAAGACTGCCAAGCCGGGGGGCCTCTTTCCCTTGGCCCTGGGACAGTCTGGCCTTCCACAACCCCAGGGGGGGCAGCTCAGGTGTCTCGGATCAGATGTCCCCATCCTTCCCCAGGCCTAGGGGGCTGGACAATGGCCCCTGATCGAATGACATCCCAGTTCTTCAATGGGGCCCTTGTGAGTGTCATCCAAACTCCGGACCTGAGAAGCAGTTGTCACGGAGACATGGGGGAGATGGAACCCAAGCCGTGGCTGATGAGGGGATAAGGGGTGCTTGAGGGAGGGATGCTGGTAGCTTGATTACCTGCTCCATGCCAGAGGGGCAGCTGGAGGTCACCTGGAGCCCTAAAGCAGCCTGGGATTTTACGTGGTGGCAGTTCTGAGAGGACTTGGGGGCAGGGGAGATGGGAAAACAAAGAGGTAAGAGTGGGGGGAAAGAGGAGTCAAGAGGTCTGGGCCAAAaatgggaggaggagaaaggggaggtCCTGTGGAGGTCGAGTTGGGAAGGGGCACAGCACCCTACATCTCTGCTTCCCCATATCATGGGAGCTTCGCCCTGCCACCCCCAGACTCCCCCGGGACCTGAGCTCTTGGCAAGGCAGGGTAGGGGTGGCAGAGACTAAGGCTGGCAGGAGAGGTGGGGGCAGAAACAGCTGTTGTATCTGCTCTCTTCTTACCCCACAGGAGGCGAGGCAGGGGAGGGCTGGGGCCCTTCCCAacacctgggagacagagggggcCTTGGCAGGGACTTGAGGGCTCCCTGTGGGAGGGCCAGGCGGTCAGGAAGCTCATGGTGGGTTCCCCACTGGCTTCCTCCTTTGCTGAGCTGCCAGCTCTCTCTCCGACCTTCAGTTCATTTGTCTCTCATCACCACCTTCCAAACCCTGTCTCCCCCAAATCCCAAACTGCCCTCACCCTGACTGACTCCTCCCAGATCCTCAGTGCTCCACAGTGCTATGGTCCCCAGCCTCTTGGAGCCCTTCTGAAGACCCCTCTCCCTGAAGCTGGCAGGCCAGGGACTAGCCCAGTGGGGCAGGGTACTCACGGTTGGCCTGGGCCTGAGGTGGGAGCAAGTTCTGGACAGATGGCCAAGGCTGCAAATGTGGCTGCTGGAGCTGTGTGTGGAGACCTGTCTTCAACAGTCCCTCCCCCGCTGACCCCCCCACCGACTCCACCCCTTCACAGACGAACACCCTGTGGGGCAAGGGGCCAGGAGCAGACAGAGGCgccctctgtctcctgggctggaacAGGCGGCCCTTGTCTCTTTCCCAGCCTTGCTTGCCCCGTTCCTTTCTCTCCAGGCAGCAGTGGATGGTGCAGGGGAAAGAGGTGGGAAGGAGGTCCTGGGAGGGACACTGGATGTCTTACCCCAAGCTGGGCCTTGCAGTACCTGTGGCTGGCTGTGCTAGTTGAGCCGGGTAAGGGGGGAATTCTGCTGAGGGGGTCTTAGTCTGTGGCTCCTCCATGGGGCCTCACTGAGAGGACCCTCAGTGAGAAACTTAGTCTTGGGCGTCTGAGAACCCAGAGGGATTTCAATCCAGGACTCTTCTCTGGGGGTCTCAACCTGGATCCCCCTCTGTGTGTGGGGCCTCAGCCTGGGGTTCTCTGAGGGATCTTGGTCTGTAGCATCCTTTGTGGGATCTCATTCCAAGgggcctctgtgtgtgtctcagaTTGGGCCTCTCAGTGTTGAGCTCCCTCGATTGGTTGCCTCCCTCTTCCCCCCTCAGCATACACACTCCTGATTAGACATGGGTATGGTGGCAGCAGCCCCCAGTATTGAGAGGACTAGGACCCTGGGACCCCTGCCAAACGAGATCTGTCCAGGCAGCTCCTCTCCCTGACCAAGTGGGGGCGCTCGTGTGGCTGGCAGGGAGCCCGGGTCCAGGCCTGAGGGCTCAGGGCAAGCCGCCTGATTGGGCTGTCTCTGGTCTTCAGAATCGACCACGGAAATTTGACACCTCCGGGCTTGGAAGcagctctctcctccttcccccctGCTTATAAACCTCAGCCCTGAGGCTCCAGCTCACTCTACCCCATCTCCTTGCCGGGTGAGTCTCTTGGCTGACCCTGGAGGGAGGCTGGAGATCATTTTTTCTTCCTGGGctcccaggtccctcccccagAGCCAGCTCAGACAGGAATTCAGGAAGGAGCTTTGGATGATCGAGCAACAGTGCGTGCAGGAGTGCGTGACGGGGTGGACAGAAAAGAGAATGCCTCTTCCAGCCCCACCCGCCGCACCCCAGGGGGTTGTGAGTGCCTGTACTAAACCCGTCCTGGAGCAGGGAGTCAGAGACGCCCCGTTCCAGGACGCTTGTCACCGGGAGACAGGAGCGGGGAGGATCTGTGGGGTCCTGGGTTCAGCACTCTGCCCTGCTGCCGCTGAGGAGAGGTAAGGGTGGAGCGGGGCAGAGAAAATGGGTCTGTTCAGACGGAGCCAGCTCTGACCACAGGGGACATTTGCCAGACCCTGTGCTTCTCTGCTGGGAGGAGCGGTTAGAGTGTGTGTGGGCGGATGCGAGTGGCCGGAGACCAGGGCCCAACATAAACAAGCTTTGGAGACAAACAATCTTATGACCTGTGAGGCTGGGTGAGACAAGAAGGGATTCTTGAGACAGACACGCCACAGAGGGGCCACCAGACTTGACGGACTCCAAGAAGGAACCTCAACTGAAGACCTCCTCTCAAGTAGAGGGGTCTCCAGATCGAGGGATCACCACAGAGGGGTCCCTAAGCCACAGACATTTAAAAAGGACCCCGGATTGTGAGACCTACAGAAGAGGGGGTTTCTGGAGCTGAATCTCCTGCCCCCACCAAAACTGAGATGCTGTTGCCTGGTCTGCTGCCCCAAGCTCAACCCCtgtcctctccctctttccccatATGCCCCCTCCAGGCTGAGACTGATGTGATAACACCAAGGCAGGGACCTTCTGAACCATTCCTGCATCTTGGGGCTCCCTGACTCTCCCTCTCTGCTCCTTCTCTCTTCCACAGGTCAGCCCTGACAAAGGTCAGCTAGCCCCTTGAGGACATCAGCTTTGGCCTCAGGGTCCTAATGGCAGCAGAACCGCTGACAGAGCTAGAGGAGTCCATTGAGACCGTGGTCACCACCTTCTTCACCTTTGCAAGGCAGGAGGGCCGGAAGGATAGCCTTAGCGTCAACGAGTTCAAAGAGCTGGTTACCCAGCAGTTGCCCCATCTGCTCAAGGTAGGCAGAAGTCTGGGACTGAGATTTTGTGAGACGGTGATTATGGGACACTGTGTTTAGGACGTGATGGTGCCGAGTACGGTGAGGTGACCACAAGAAAGGGTGTGGGTGGCTGCATGTGTCAATGGTTgcaggttttcttttgttttttcgagacaaagtctcactctgttgcccaggctggagtgcagtggtgtgatcttggctcactgcaacctccatctctggggttcaagtgattctcctgcctcagcctcctgagtaactgggattacaggtgtgtgccaccacgccgagcctatttctgtatttttagtagagacagggtttcaccaggttggccaggctggtctcgaactcctgacctcaggtgatccacctgcctcggcctcccaaagtgctgcggttacaggcgcaagccactgcgcctgacccggTTGTGGGTTTTCTTGCctggtgtgtacgtgtgtgtgtttgtgtgtccacGCATATAATTAGGTAAGCAAAGATACTATGTGCCAGTGGGAGTATGGTCTTGTGTCAGAAGATGCTGTTGGGTTCTTGTGTATGCTCTGTGCCTTTCTGGTCTAATTTCCCCAAGACAGGACTGGACCCAGAGCTGGCTTCCAGGAGATTCACAGACTGTCAGAGCTGGAAGGAGGCCAAGAGAAAACACAGTCCGCATTCCTCACTTCACATatatggaaactgaggcctagcaGTGGAAAGGGGCttatcaaaaatgaaaacacagccaAATTCATGGAGTCATAGACCTCAGTGTAGGGGGTCTGTGGGTGCATCTGTGAAGACTCCCTACCCGCTATGGGCATCCCCTTACTAGGGTGTAAGAGTCATTCCTTCTCTCGCACTCACAGGCTGGAGTCAGGTCTTAAATTTCATCGACTCTGGCCTCGAAGAGGCCTGGTCATTCTGGCTGTTGACAGTTTGTTTTACATCCTTTCTGAAAATCCACAGGCACGTTGAAGTGTGTGAATATGGACTCCTTGAACACAATGAGTCTCTGAAACTCATGGTctttcatctgcaaaatcccCTACAACTTCCAACTTCTcagacttttttttgagacagggtttctcactctgttgcccaggccactgtgtgatcacagctcactgcatccttgaccttccgggctcaggcaatcctcctgccccagcctcacaagtagctgggaccacaggcgcatgccacactgcctggctaatttttttttttgtgacagagtctcattctgtcaccgaggctggagtgcaatggtgcgatcttggctcactgcaacctctgcctcctgggttcaagtggttctcttacctcagcctcatgagtagctgggattacaggcaaccgccaccatgcctggataatttttgtatttttagtagagacggggtttcactatgttggccaggctggtttcgaactcctgatctcaggtgatccgcccgcctcggcctctcaaagtgctggaattacaggtgtgagccaccgcgcctggcctaatttttaagttacttgtagagatgtggtctctctgtgtttcccaagctggtctcaaactctaggcctcaagtgatcctcctgcattggccttccaaagtgttgggattacagtcatgagccactgtgcccagccagacgtttcctttcatcttttttactgGAAACTTCAGGTTCTCTCCTGAAGGGACAGCATTCCTTATATCCTTGTCAAGCAgtgattgtggttttttttttttcctaaattcaaCTTCCTCTGGGCCTGGAAATGGAGGAAGTGACCTCTCTGCTTTTCATTATCTCTAGattttagtttcttcttctttctaaGACTTCCCAGCGCCTTGGAAGATCATCTGCCACCTGCCATTCTTCTTATTGCGCTCCTTACAGCTCTTCAGCTCCTGGCTCACTGTTTTCTTCTCATCACTGCTTCTGTTGTTATTCTCAGTGGCTTCAGCATCCGCACAGACAATTCATCCAACATCTGGGCCTTTCAATTTTCTCAACTCCTCATTTCCAAAAAGATTTGTCTTCTTACATCTCAGCATCCCACTCCTCTGTTCATGCTTTAGACTGTGTCATTAACAAAATAACGCACAACTTCCAAAATCTTGATTTCAAGTTTCCCTTTATCTGCTGACCTCCTCCTGTCATTCCAGTTCTGTTCCCCTCTCTAGCTTCTCCACTTCAGCACTTCCCTGACTCTTCAGGTACCTTCAGTCTCTCGACCCTCTCACTTTTGCATCTTCCATCAACATCCCTCGGGTCCTCATTGCCCTTCCTCCTCACCTCAGGTTCTAAGGCTTCTCATTGTAATCACTGCCTTAACCCCGttgattctgtctctctctgttctcaACCCAGTTAATCCACCATTTCACCTATAGTAACTTGCCAGttaaatccactgttctgcaccTGCACTTGGATAGCTGAATCTGGCTGGAGAAAAATGCACAGCTTTGTTGACTTGTCTCACTTTAAATCTATAACCACAGACCCCAAAAGGGACCCTTGGCAATGCCTGGCGGTTCTGTGTTTCCCTGGTTGATTCATTTACCATTTCTTTCAgataattatttcacaatttgTCTTCTCTCCTCAAAGCTCAGTACATCTTTCCACGTTCTCCCTTTTCCTGAGAAGTTTACTCACTGAGAAgttcaggacttcgagaccagcctggccaacatagtgaaaccccatctctactaaaaatatatttaaaaaattagctgggcatggttgtgtgcgcctgtaatcccaactacttgggaggctgaagcaggaaaattgcttgaacccgggaggcagaggttgcagggagctgagattgcaccactgcactccagcctgggcaacagagggagactctgtctcaaaggaaaaaaaaaaaaggaaaagaaaataggagcAATCAGGAAACTTGTACGTGCTCCCTCCCCGAAATCAGCAGTCTTCTGTTATGCAAATGATACGTCACTGCCCCTAAGGCCAACCCTTCACTGGTGCCCTGGATCCCATCCCCtctcacccactgcactccagcctgggtgaccgacagagcgagactccgtctcaaagaaaaaagactttCCTCTTGAAATTACTCCTCtcagcccctctgcccggccagtgtccccgtccgggagggaggtgggggggtcagtcccccgcccggccag
This genomic window contains:
- the S100A1 gene encoding protein S100-A1; this translates as MGSELETAMETLINVFHAHSGKEGDKYKLSKKELKELLQTELSGFLDAQKDVDAVDKVMKELDENGDGEVDFQEYVVLVAALTVACNNFFWENS
- the S100A13 gene encoding protein S100-A13, translated to MAAEPLTELEESIETVVTTFFTFARQEGRKDSLSVNEFKELVTQQLPHLLKDVGSLDEKMKSLDVNQDSELKFNEYWRLIGELAKEIRKKKDLKIRKK